The DNA segment ttaaaaagactaactaagcctatcagctacgagttacaagattcctatctataaatctcttgaagcttgatcttgagtcttggctaggtcttgctgcagactccgatctgaatcttgatgcttgttagctgtagGTGTTGATTCTTTCCTCAGCTTGGATCAAGGTGGGACATGCGAAAACTTGTAACTTCAAAcgtatcttgagcagtccgcatctttctcCATTTCAATATTAtgaattcacttcttttctttattctggactAAGATTCATTCCATCAATCATCTTGTACCTTGTGTTTCGAGGGCAACCTGCTCaaacatcaaaacaaacaaacaaacaaacgaaattttctgccccagttttaactaggaaaatttcgtgagttaattgccataaaaatctacagaattgatgaggggattggaaacctcaagCCTAAAacgcgcaactcagggattggggccctaatgtgtgcaaaaggaaaaatgctcaaatcagggattggagccctaatattggctaaaaaAGGAAAACCGCTCGACTctgggattgaagccctaatgtcggctaaagaaaacttgctcaactcagggattggagccctaatgtcggctaaaagaaaatcgctcaactcagggattggagccctaatgttggctaaaggaaacttgctcaactcagggattggagccctaatgtcggctaaaagaaaattgctcaactcagggattggagccctaatgtcgactaAAGGAAAcccgctcaacttagggattggagccccaaattgggaggattgccaggttatgtCGGAAAACtgaccgggttatgccgggagaaaaggaaaaagggctcctgggttatgccagggaggttcacGGGTTATGCTGTGAAGAAaagaggtcctcgggttatgccggggaggaaAGAAAAAGGGGCCCTGGGTTataccagggaggtccacgggttatgccgaaaaaaaaggaaagagtcctcaggttatgccgggaaagtcatcgggttatgccggaaaaaggcaagagtcatcgggttatgccggggtagtcatcgggttatgccggaaaagggaaagagtcctcgggttatgccggtaaagtcatcgggttatgccggaaaacatccacgggttatgccagggagatcatcgggttatgccggaaaaggtcaacgggttatgccgggaaaaatcatcgggttatgccggaaaaggtccacggattatgccgggaaaaatcatcgggttatgccgaaaaaggtccatgggttatgccggggagatcattgggttatgccggaaaaggtccacgggttatgccgggaaaaatcatcgggttatgccggaaaaggtccacgggttatgctgggaaaagTCCACAGTTTTTGGCTGGGATTTTGACAGAAAAAGCTCTGCGGTTGTTTGGGCGGGAGATCCTCGGTTTTTTGGCCGGGATTTTGACAGAAAAAAAAGCTCCGTAGTTTTTTGGCCGGGAGATCCTCGGTTTTTTAGCCGGGATATTTAGACAGAAAAAGCTCTGCGGTCTTTTGGCCGGGAGATCCTCAATTTTTGGCcgggatttggatagaaaaagctctttgggttatgccagggagatccgcggtttataccgggatagttgaggaatgaggtcctatgctaccatgatttgtttttcttttgggattttcatttttatttcttgtcttctttcttttctttggttttccttttatatttccttttatttatcaaaatgcatgaaagaattctGGGGAAACTTCCTTTTTGGTCGTTTTCCTGCTACAAAGCTGTTTCAAATGCTcgcgcatttcatttctttttgggctacacctgcttcttgcacggttgctttgagtAAGACCTGTTTTCAACAAAGAACAATTTATTAgttgaaatggtggttggttttgtggccttgatcatCTCCATCGCTTGATCCCGTCCCCATTTCCATTGAGAACTGTGCTGCTTGTTGGCCTTGAGGGTGAATCTCTTTCACCCTGACCGGGTTCAGCCTTAGGATTACATGATGACTCGCCCATGTGGGATCTGTCCTTTTGCTTTATTCTTCCCTTATGAACTTTGCCTTTGACTTTCTTTCCTTTCGAACGTCTTTACTTTGGAAGCAATCAACCACCATggtcagtcgggattggactgacacaccactgaggctgggtattttctttgactcttgccaggcggggccctgtgaaaccggtcctgccaccttttctttgtaattgtAACGGAATCAGAGttaaaccgaaagggattcaaagaaaactatgcaaaaggcaagcatatgagtttaaagagaagcgtccctttcgggggaaaagaaggacttatctggggtgcatgctggcttcaaactgacatgacatgcttcttagactggatgcccgacccgcACCAAACTCCAGCTTCTCATGAACCTATTGATCCGTGTTTCCAAACCAGAGAAACTTGCCAGGACTTTTAGTGATGAAGTATCCtcttttcggccgacaacgccctttgcgggttttcgctaattgacctctctcatttctcttcttaccgtcgcCCGATAGTGCTTTTTAAGAGTTTTCACCAAgcggactctctcatttttgatttctctactcccgtggcctcatggtgcccgaaggttttcaccgataagactctctcattttatttctctcaatttgacTTGTATCAGATTCCAACAATGACGTTTTCCACTTTCCTATATTTGccaattgatcagaaggacttggacaaggtcTTTGGGATAAAATGATTTTGGGcggaactacaactttggaaccttttcgGCGGTCTCATGGCCGAACCATTATATCATCTGCTCCAGTTTCAATCTTTGGAGGAATTGGGATTTTtcttttggtgtgactgaacctcagagagaggctgcctacgtatcctttcggaatcaagtcaaacgtagttcatgcaataaattttgttttgtttttgtttccgtcttgtttttcttttcttttcttttcttttcttttttcttttttcttttctttttttttctttatttttgtacttccaggttccaaagagggtaatcaaagaaaggtaatCAGCTTAAAGGGTTTGCGAAGGATTGGTGGTGTTTGGATAgcgggaatgaaagccttcgtcatctcaactgTGCAAAGACATCGCCAGAGCGATTTAGACATAGTACTGCATCTGCATTCAtagctgtgtcagggtcatttcttTCGATGTCGCCCAGATGCAATGCttctcttggcaatattttccaatgatgtatggacccttccgattaggagcaaactttccttctgcttcctggtgatgaggaagaatacgccttaacaccagttgccctacttcaaaattTATAGgcgcgggccattctttgttggtacaattgcccgtgacaaactgcagtcaTCCGTTTCAATTAAGGTCAACGTTCATACGAGTCTAGACCCACTCACTGTCCTCAAACTCCGCTTCAGTGACGGACATTtcccaaaccatgaaccaattttcttcaGTTGTTCctattcttttcttttaattttcttaactTCTCTATATTTCAAtttttgattcattatttcgaagtcTGACAGAGTTCTTGGGATCTGGGCATGAaatccgcaagcatgtcatgttatttaaagctgcattattagaattgaagagaactaaaaagaaaacatagcaaaactctgaaaataaagaaagtgaaatatgatttcatttcttggaattgggaagataacagggttgacattcaggaaattaaaaacaggaaactaaagaaaacatctgagtTACACCCTGGATAGCTCGcgatgcagaaaaagtggcaggacaggtctactaGGACTCCCGCCCGAtcaggaatggcgtagccttccagttttgaagcttggcgcttggtcccatgtatgatacctcagcggtgctagtgccctctcctggctggaccatgtgtgttTCGCAGAGCATTTTCCTCATTGCCTCACGTATTCCCTCACTCTCTTCAGCCGTGAACACCTCATCATCTTCCTCTTTACTGTACtttggcttctgtggtatgcgTCCAATAACCACTTGCTCATTCAGCTGAGgtggtttgatcgtcccccataccatataggcctgcttggatacatcaattttcttttccgGTTCAGTCTCGGTGATTTtactcttcttttcccctttctcttgcttcggggttgccttgggcttcctttctgcattagcaatagcaattatggccttaagcgccggatcaaattctttgtcttcacaaatcatcccgatTATCAGCCCGTTGTTGTGAGCGGGCAGtagattattggtcacatttgggacatcctcatctttcaacacaattttcccttgctctaacaAGTTCTCTACCGCTTGTTTCAATGTTCAACAGttgtttgtatcgtgcccttctacccctgaatggtatgcataCCTGACACCCCACTGATATGATGGTGATTCCGGGTTTTGCCCGTTTGGGGGTATGGGCTGCAGCAAATTCATCTGGACAAGCTTAAGGAACAGGGTGgagtagggttcaccgattggtgtataagtgggtctcctgggtggttctcGAGGACGGAAGTTATTCTGGGAAGGTCGAGGATTATAGTGGTTTTGGTGAGGAGGCTGGTTTCTTTGGAATGGAGGTTGATTTCTGTTAGCCTGTGGTTACGGTCGACTGAAAGGTTGAGCATTCATAACCGCATAAAGTGGTGGAGCATAGACCATATCAGAATGAGGATAGTAGTGTTTAGGGATTATTTCAGAGAACATAGGTCTAGGGGCCCGGTATCTTCTTCCCCCTGATGCTGCCATGGTTGTTTCTTCTCTTGTCCTATTATTTGCCATTCCTCCAGAACTGccttggatggcttgggaggttgctctaatggctgcctgactcaaaatcctacctgttttcaaaccgtGTTCTACCATATCACCAATTTTGATGGCCTCTGCAAAAGTttttcccatggccgacatcatatTCTGAAAGTAATCGGGCTCTTGGGCTTGTAGGAAgacagtgaccatttctatctcatcCATTGGAGGTTTCACTCTTGAAGCTTGTTCGCGCCACTTAATTGCATATTCTCTGAAATTttctgagggtttcttctttagatttgtcaGAGAGTTCCTATCCGGCGCAATGTTTATGTTATATTGAAACTGTCGAACAAAGTCTTGGGCAAGAGCATCCCAGATATGCCAACTTGAGATGtcttgatccgtataccactcTGAGGCGATGCCGATTAGGCtctccccaaaatatgccatcaacaattctttttTGCCACCGACCCCCCGCAACTGATTGCAATACTTCTtcagatgagcaatggggtctccgtgcccgtcatacttttcaaactttggtgttttgaaCCCTGACGGCAAGTGTACATGTGGGAACATACACAGATCTGTATAGGAGacactcttttgcccgctcaaaccttgcatgttctttaagctctgttcaaggcttctcattttCTTGCCCATCTCATCTTGCTCTGTGACTTTAGGGGTTTTGTCTTGTCCTGGTGTAAACTCATATGGTGGTGGATGAGGGTAGGCATATGTGGGGTATTGCGGATGTTCTGGCTGGTAAGTAGGAGTTTGGTAAGTGAAGGCCGATGGATCAAACACAGGCCTCGGGACTGCGGGCTATGTTGTAGCAGCAGATGGTGGAGCAGTGAAGATGTTTGGAGCTGTCCCAGGTATGAATGtctgggggcgaacctcagaagtGCCTCCCACATAGTGAGCAGATATAGTAGGTTTCCCCAACGGGACGTTCGGGTGACTGATTGGAACGTTAGAAGTACCCGTTGACCTTGGGAATAACTCGGGAAATTCAGGGATGGCGGTCGGGGGTTCTTTTCCGTTTGTCCTTGCATCCCACATCTCCATCACCCTCAGACGCAAGATTCTATTCTCTTCCGCTGCAGAGGACTCCGAGGCCGGGATCCCTGAGATGGGGCTATCTTCAGATGTAGTAACTGCGGGCAAAGTCATTTCTGTAGACATTTCCAAACTGCCTTTCGATCTGGTTAAGTATTGATGCGATGCCAgtgtaccacaaccaaccaccgtttctAAAATTTAAGCTGGAATTTGACAGCAACAAACGGTTAGTTTTAGACAAGTGCTATGGTTGCATGCGCATCCCGGcttttctttggttttccttgctttttttttcattttctttttccctctattttttctcattttctgcttttcttttctttttctttgattttcttccgctcttttgtttcttttgtttttcctttatttgcttcccctttttttgcttttctcttaaggttacggtcgaatccgatgaggattgcctacgtatcgcgaccccgcacgaatcagaccaagcgtagttcgtgaagaCTGAGAATGGAGGAAAtaagctaactcttttttttttgtaatttttgaaagaaatgctttaaaataagaaagggaatagttttgattttttgattttttattttgattttgatttttgttttgctttttgaaagaaagatttttttaaaaaaaaaattcatttgcttttgatttgaactctGGGAATTTTTAAAAGTACAAggacaatatttttttttgaattttcattggTTTTCtgtttttctaaagaagaaagaaaaaatattttgggTTTTGGAAGTTGCCTCTTAATTTACGAAAGAGCGACTTTTAAGAATACATTTTGGATttcaaagttttttttattttttattgttttttatttacaaaagtacttataaagaaagcaaaatatttttggacttttcaaaaaattttatggacatttacaaaagaaagacaATCTAAAGAGTATTTTTTGGGGATTTTAGTttctgattttgattttttggattttttgggaagAATACTTGAAAATGGAGGAAGCCCGTATTTTGGACCTTGGTTTTTCATTATTTCATTTTTCGTATGAAAGACTTTTGAAAGAAAGAAACTACCCCCCTTTTTTTTTGAGTTTCAAGAAAACCTTTTATTtgcattttctaaggaaagatttctaaagaaggaacttaaaaaaatatatatatatatatttttggattttttaaaattggggtcggaaccgatgaggtttgcctacgtatctcacatccggtaagaatcaGTTCGGTCCGATAAAACTAACTATTTTCGgaaaaagactcttttttttttgacaaaCACCATTTTTGGAAATACTCTTTGTGTACTTCAACAAACTATTTAAAAATtaaacttttctctttttttttttttcttgaccAATAAACAACCATTTTTTTTAGCaaattctcttttttcattttttctaaaaatttggcggagtttcgacactattttgAAATTGGTTATTTTTTCTAAAACAGATAATCACACTCTCCGTACTctatttctctcctttttttttttaattttcccaGATGCtccaaagccggtcagcatgtaagtccgaaacaaataaatgcacagaaaataagtaggatgcatcaggatggtcttttcattttggtacatctgtcctagacagacccaacccctgtgttgggcctccaaagtcaaatgcacatgatgcaaacaaacgttcctactagggatccggcatgaagctgagttattctaggttcgtaacctgggtatttgttctagactgtgtacccgagcggacaactcgagtcgaggagggggctacgtaccggggacccgcgagatcgtccggctttgtaacttgtccggcctctttcttatttcaggtattgacactaacagaatagggagtctcgaccagcgagcttctccccggaggtaagaagagaagggtttcggcacagtttatatacagttcagataatatcaaagcggtaaaagacagcatttagcacattatgcaaaaacatgtaataaagatcagataataaagccaaatataacaattattctaagctcgaattcttgaaccctgaaccagtggttctgggtccattagtccccagcagagtcgccagagctgtcacacctcctttttgcgcgccccgtccCGAGGGGTTAGATGTGtgggggagttttttcaatttaagtgacaatattcgaaatgggattatttatttaattcagagtcgtcacttgggaaaggtttggtttttggtatcccaagtcaccggtttatcttgaatctcaattcgaggaaaatattcgactttccaaatgaagtctgcgaaccagaaattctaagtaaggaattctgttgacccgagggaaggtgttaggcactcccgaatcccgtggttctagcacgatcacttaaattgttgtaatggctaaatatctgattttaatacatattataatttatgtgcttttatcaactttaaaccgcttttattattattatttttttaat comes from the Nicotiana sylvestris chromosome 4, ASM39365v2, whole genome shotgun sequence genome and includes:
- the LOC138889451 gene encoding uncharacterized protein, which translates into the protein MGKKMRSLEQSLKNMQGLSGQKSVSYTDLCMFPHVHLPSGFKTPKFEKYDGHGDPIAHLKKYCNQLRGVGGKKELLMAYFGESLIGIASEWYTDQDISSWHIWDALAQDFVRQFQYNINIAPDRNSLTNLKKKPSENFREYAIKWREQASRVKPPMDEIEMVTVFLQAQEPDYFQNMMSAMGKTFAEAIKIGDMVEHGLKTGRILSQAAIRATSQAIQGSSGGMANNRTREETTMAASGGRRYRAPRPMFSEIIPKHYYPHSDMVYAPPLYAVMNAQPFSRP